The following proteins are encoded in a genomic region of Maniola jurtina chromosome 17, ilManJurt1.1, whole genome shotgun sequence:
- the LOC123873637 gene encoding pickpocket protein 28-like produces MEERRPQNALNIEMVEEHRDNGQSAELETTRKRNKSSITQNLLKSLNNFNLSLKEARERETTPIEKIVWLVMFTSCFIYCGFLIWKSYSKWMRSPSIVMLTENDQPIREIPFPAVTVCPEMKIMSTVFSFTEYMFNKTYRNLSETEQNMFEDVSLICNNFINHDVLEGRNYSFGNETVSNIRKASAELSQVISMCTWKGKQSSCNNMFTPILTEEGMCFTFNTIGPEDLFRYENLNADYEYMENLKRTKNQGWTLEYGYLPDAPRRTYPIRGSGAGPKAGMELLLTEDMEGLDQECNDWLSGFKILLHTPSDLPRLSQQYIRVPIYQEVTIAFTATLEVTSDGLEVFTPFGRQCYFENERSLAYFKVYSQSNCEYECLTNFTYARCGCVHFSMPHGPDMAICNFGSLKCMSKAEMELSTMDIEDEGRGNVTIDEAIQIADACNCLPACTSITYDTEVIQTELHKDERDTLVFRNDSNGGHMAQSKVSEVVLYFKRPLFDIAKRSELYGTSDILASCGGLLGLFMGFSVINIVEILYFCILRFCRRNQADKCENSNNQTVQQSKEKY; encoded by the exons ATGGAAGaacgtag ACCACAGAACGCTTTAAATATTGAAATGGTGGAAGAACACCGGGATAATGGTCAGTCAGCTGAGTTAGAGACAACAAGAAAGCGAAATAAAAGCTCGATCACGCAAAACTTGTTAAAAAGTTTGAACAACTTTAATCTCAGCTTGAAAGAAGCTAGAGAAAGGGAAACAACCCCTATCGAAAA AATTGTCTGGCTTGTCATGTTTACATCGTGCTTCATTTATTGCGGTTTCCTAATTTGGAAATCTTATTCCAAGTGGATGAGAAGCCCCTCCATCGTTATGTTGACTGAAAACGATCAACCTATACGAGAG attCCATTTCCGGCTGTAACTGTTTGCCCTGAAATGAAAATTATGTCAACAGTGTTCAGTTTCACTGAATATATGTTCAACAAAACTTACCGCAACTTGTCAGAAACAga acAAAATATGTTCGAAGACGTGTCTCTAAtttgcaataattttattaaccaTGATGTGTTGGAAGGAAGAAATTATTCATTCGGTAATGAGACGGTTAGCAATATAAGAAAG GCTTCAGCAGAGCTATCTCAAGTCATATCTATGTGTACATGGAAGGGAAAACAGAGTTCTTGTAATAACATGTTTACACCCATTCTAACAGAAGAAGGAATGTGCTTTACGTTTAACACGATTGGACCAGAAGATCTATTTCGATATGAAAA ctTGAACGCTGATTATGAATACATGGAGAAtctaaaaagaacaaaaaatcaAGGTTGGACGCTGGAATACGGGTACCTTCCTGATGCTCCAAGAAGAACATATCCTATAAGAGGTTCT GGTGCTGGTCCTAAAGCTGGTATGGAGCTGTTATTGACTGAGGATATGGAAGGTCTGGATCAGGAGTGTAACGATTGGCTTTCAGGTTTTAAG ATATTGCTGCATACGCCAAGTGATTTGCCGCGACTTTCTCAACAGTACATTAGAGTTCCAATCTATCAAGAAGTAACGATAGCTTTTACAGCCACGTTGGAAGTTACTTCTGATGGACTCGAAGTATTTACTCCTTTTGG gCGCCAATGTTATTTCGAGAATGAGCGGAGCCTTGCATATTTTAAAGTGTACTCACAATCCAACTGCGAATATGAATGCTTAACCAACTTTACCTATGCGCGGTGCGGATGTGTTCACTTTAGTATGCCAC aTGGTCCCGATATGGCGATATGTAATTTTGGAAGCCTCAAATGCATGAGCAAAGCAGAAA TGGAATTATCTACCATGGACATTGAAGATGAAGGAAGAGGCAATGTCACTATTGACGAAGCCATTCAAATAGCAGACGCTTGCAACTGCCTTCCTGCTTGCACTTCTATAACATACGACACTGAAGTGATACAAACCGAGCTTCATAAGGACGAAAGGGATACATTAGTATTCAGAAATGATTCCAATGGTGGTCACATGGCACA gtCTAAAGTATCTGAAGTAGTATTATATTTCAAAAGGCCATTATTCGATATAGCGAAACGATCTGAGTTGTATGGCACATCGGATATCCTTGCCAGCTGCGGTGGACTTCTTGGACTCTTCATGGGATTTTCTGTAATCAACATTGTCGAAATtctatatttttgtattctAAG ATTCTGCCGACGAAATCAAGCTGATAAATGTGAAAATTCCAATAATCAAACTGTTCAACAATCTAAGGAGAAATATTGA